The following coding sequences lie in one Methylotuvimicrobium alcaliphilum 20Z genomic window:
- the rpmC gene encoding 50S ribosomal protein L29 encodes MKATELRQKSKQELADMLLELSREQFNLRMQKGTGQLTKTAQVKQVRRDIARIHTVLNELGRA; translated from the coding sequence ATGAAAGCCACCGAATTACGACAAAAATCGAAACAAGAATTAGCCGATATGTTACTCGAGCTCTCGAGAGAGCAATTCAATCTCAGAATGCAAAAAGGCACCGGTCAGTTGACAAAGACCGCTCAGGTCAAGCAAGTCAGGCGTGATATTGCCCGTATCCATACTGTATTGAATGAATTGGGGAGAGCGTAA